The DNA segment TTACGTCTCAGCACGCCTCCAAACCCCCTTACCGCTTCCGAAATTAAAAAAGCCGGATATTCACCGGGGTGATACAAAGCTGTAGGATGGAACTGTATAAACTCCATATTCCTAACTTTTCCTTTTGCACGATATACCATAGCCATTCCGTCGCCTGTGGCAATTACAGGGTTTGTAGTACTTGAATAGATATGTCCGGCCCCTCCGGAAGCCATGATAGTCACATTCGCCAATATCTTTTCCACATCGTTACACTCTGTATTAAAGGCATATATACCATAACAGTTGATATCTTCAGAACTCTTATCCACATGCTGGCCCAGGTGGTGCTGGGTAATCAGCTCCAGGCAAAAGTAATGTGTTAATATCTCTATATTCTTATTCTGATGGATTTGCTTTAGCAATACACTCTCAATTTCATAGCCGGTAACATCTTTATAGTGCAAAACACGGTGTTCTGAGTGCCCACCCTCTTTAGCCAGATCATAAACACCTGTTCTGTCTTTATCAAAATTTATCCCGTAATCTATAATCTCCTGTATTCGCTGGGGTCCTTCTTTTACTACAATCTCTACTATCTTCTTATCACACAGGCCATCACCGGCAATCAGTGTGTCTTCAATATGTTTTTCAAAAGAATCATGCTTATCTACCACAACAGCTACCCCACCCTGTGCATATTTAGTATTTGACTCATCTTCATTTGATTTGGTAACAATTAGTACTTTACCGTGCCTGGCCGCCTTTAAGGCAAAACTTAAACCGGCAATTCCAGATCCGATTACTAAAAAATCTACTTTTCTCATTTCTGTGCTGTTGTATTTCAATATATTAGATACACCTCTTGTCTTCTATCAGCCAATTTAACCCTTTCAACATATTTAAAATATACGAATTATCAGGCTTTGTTAACAACGTTAATATAATTGTTAATTACATGTCTAAATAAAAAGAACAAATATTTTTGAATGTTTAAAGCTAACCTAAAAAGCTAATTTGCCACAATATTTTATTTATTTTTAAGCAGCATCACCTGGTTTATCCACTTTTTTTGCAGCCACTAACAATACACATATTTATATGGATAAAAAAATGGGCTTAAAAATATCTCACTGTAAATCAGCCTTTATTTTAAATGAAAATGTAATCTAAATGTTAGTAAATTATTAATAACTCATATAACCGA comes from the Pedobacter heparinus DSM 2366 genome and includes:
- the nadB gene encoding L-aspartate oxidase, which codes for MRKVDFLVIGSGIAGLSFALKAARHGKVLIVTKSNEDESNTKYAQGGVAVVVDKHDSFEKHIEDTLIAGDGLCDKKIVEIVVKEGPQRIQEIIDYGINFDKDRTGVYDLAKEGGHSEHRVLHYKDVTGYEIESVLLKQIHQNKNIEILTHYFCLELITQHHLGQHVDKSSEDINCYGIYAFNTECNDVEKILANVTIMASGGAGHIYSSTTNPVIATGDGMAMVYRAKGKVRNMEFIQFHPTALYHPGEYPAFLISEAVRGFGGVLRRKNGEEFMYEYDKRGSLASRDIVARAIDAEMKKSGDDFVYLDIRNRKKSDILAHFPNIYAKCLSIGIDMTKDLIPVTPAAHYMCGGIMVDEYGRSSIKNLYACGECSSTGLHGANRLASNSLLEAPVFAHRIYEDAVKAFKDNVIPENIPEWNAKGVTQSNEDILVTHNLRETQKLMSDYVGIVRSDFRLERAMRRLFLLHEETEEFYKANKVSVKLCELRNVIQVAFLVIKAAMVRKESRGLHYTTDYPNHSTQLTDTIF